The following coding sequences are from one Paenibacillus tundrae window:
- a CDS encoding NUDIX domain-containing protein, translating to MGMSDYYQNLRDKIGNELIFMPGVAGIIRNEQGEILFGRKHKESTWGLIAGAIELGEIPAQAMVREAMEETGLVIEPEKIIGVYGGEDQRFTYANGHQVEYITIMFECRIKAGQLSPDNDELKELQFFPAHQLPPMVNKYPDHIFSSQQEERAHFVK from the coding sequence ATGGGCATGTCTGACTATTACCAAAATCTAAGAGATAAGATTGGCAACGAGCTGATTTTTATGCCAGGTGTGGCTGGGATTATCCGTAATGAGCAAGGGGAGATATTGTTTGGTCGTAAGCATAAGGAGTCGACTTGGGGATTGATTGCTGGAGCTATTGAACTAGGTGAGATACCAGCTCAAGCGATGGTTAGAGAGGCGATGGAAGAGACGGGGCTTGTGATTGAACCAGAGAAGATCATTGGGGTTTACGGTGGTGAAGATCAACGGTTTACCTATGCGAACGGCCATCAGGTTGAATACATAACGATTATGTTTGAATGCAGAATCAAGGCTGGACAACTCTCTCCCGATAATGACGAGCTGAAAGAGCTTCAATTTTTCCCTGCACATCAGCTTCCTCCCATGGTAAACAAGTACCCAGATCATATATTTAGTTCCCAGCAGGAAGAGCGGGCGCATTTTGTTAAATAA
- a CDS encoding PQQ-binding-like beta-propeller repeat protein: MKKRLLTAALILTLLSACGISTTDENTAMNEETSSEQTNSTEANTEQVDNENSDASAEPVISATLSEAEDIPIQDYDNSLWGSLTEHQDEMNGRVYEENGIFYMKPLTRVNTPFDSTTGEYTWEHDFRPGTIVNPNFNVDDQLIYLTTREITGLQKSDGKQMFSIDIPEYEFMSDLHLTDNYYVIAQQPKGADAKDYKLYAYDRQTNKLAHEQELSLNTTVVLYQFASHGDLLYYVDNDNILTAIDLASGEQVWTQQVPQLRLVHPLVREDHVYVFDYDHTIYSFDATTGEQQLELKTEGSTIGFNIANPIVTDNRAYILSEEEAFYLLSYDTETSQERWRLDTSGYHVFGMYLMEGTLFVLADDLEDESDDPMTYVVKIDPESGEILEKIKLEHKISKGPRSSREAVLTYVDNDRIYMKYKYNMYYISKDI; encoded by the coding sequence TTGAAGAAAAGATTATTGACTGCAGCGCTGATTTTGACCCTATTATCTGCTTGTGGCATAAGCACTACTGATGAGAACACCGCTATGAACGAGGAAACGTCCAGTGAACAAACGAATAGCACAGAAGCAAATACTGAACAAGTAGACAATGAGAACTCTGACGCATCGGCTGAACCTGTCATTTCTGCTACATTATCCGAGGCTGAGGACATCCCAATCCAAGACTATGATAACAGCTTGTGGGGCTCCCTCACGGAGCATCAGGATGAGATGAACGGTAGAGTCTACGAAGAGAATGGCATCTTCTATATGAAGCCTTTGACACGAGTTAATACTCCCTTTGATTCCACTACAGGTGAATATACTTGGGAGCATGATTTTAGACCAGGTACAATCGTTAACCCTAACTTCAACGTGGATGATCAATTAATATACCTGACCACAAGAGAGATTACAGGTTTGCAGAAATCGGACGGTAAACAGATGTTTTCCATCGACATTCCCGAATACGAGTTCATGTCAGACCTACATCTCACCGATAATTATTACGTGATCGCTCAACAACCCAAGGGTGCTGACGCCAAAGACTATAAGCTCTATGCTTATGACCGCCAAACCAACAAGCTTGCTCACGAACAGGAACTGAGCCTGAATACAACTGTAGTCCTCTATCAATTTGCTTCGCATGGGGATCTCCTCTATTATGTCGATAATGACAATATTCTCACTGCAATTGATCTTGCAAGTGGCGAGCAGGTATGGACTCAACAGGTGCCTCAGCTTCGATTAGTGCATCCACTCGTGCGTGAGGATCATGTCTATGTATTTGACTATGATCATACGATCTACAGCTTTGATGCAACAACAGGCGAGCAGCAGCTAGAACTTAAAACAGAGGGTAGTACCATCGGTTTCAACATAGCCAATCCCATTGTTACGGATAACAGGGCTTATATCCTTTCAGAAGAGGAAGCTTTCTACCTTTTGAGCTATGATACAGAAACAAGTCAAGAGCGCTGGAGACTGGATACTTCTGGTTATCATGTCTTTGGAATGTACTTGATGGAGGGTACACTCTTCGTACTGGCAGATGATCTGGAAGATGAAAGTGATGACCCGATGACGTATGTTGTCAAAATCGACCCCGAATCTGGCGAGATCCTAGAAAAAATCAAGCTTGAGCACAAAATCTCCAAAGGGCCACGTAGCAGCCGTGAAGCAGTCCTAACTTACGTGGACAATGACCGAATCTATATGAAATATAAATATAATATGTACTATATCTCGAAGGATATCTAA
- a CDS encoding LysR family transcriptional regulator has protein sequence MNIDQIKYVLEVEKTQSITIASQNLLVTPSAISQAISKMEEELNLKLFNRNRLGMFPLDENHSIFEKLRLIVETEKNIKLEASNIGAVLKGHIHLSVIPGGLLSVIKTIATVKEIHPKIKIEVSEKTTSKIIQDIRHNDADLGLIAIYKHQAATELTNLNFIPITEGKLVLCVRSDNPLAQKSFVSVEDLQDQTFVFFNDEYTDEFIASLQACSAEVNVLFRTNNSESISTALQSLEVVTIGHEYSFKYLAGLHPRKYKLLHFDIVQSPIQIGWISKSDLKSNVLLETFLNYF, from the coding sequence TTGAATATAGACCAAATCAAATATGTACTTGAGGTCGAAAAAACACAATCCATCACTATAGCATCCCAAAATTTGCTTGTAACTCCATCCGCAATAAGCCAGGCCATCTCCAAAATGGAAGAAGAACTGAACCTGAAGCTGTTCAACCGAAATCGTCTAGGCATGTTTCCGCTTGATGAAAACCATAGCATATTCGAAAAGTTGAGATTAATTGTTGAAACGGAGAAAAATATAAAACTTGAAGCCTCCAATATCGGAGCAGTTCTTAAAGGACACATTCATCTTTCAGTCATACCCGGCGGGTTGCTGTCAGTCATCAAGACTATTGCTACGGTAAAGGAAATTCATCCAAAGATCAAAATCGAGGTCTCCGAGAAAACAACAAGCAAGATTATTCAAGATATTCGTCACAACGATGCAGATCTTGGATTAATCGCTATCTATAAGCACCAAGCCGCCACTGAGCTTACGAATTTAAACTTCATTCCGATTACCGAAGGGAAGCTCGTGTTATGTGTACGATCAGACAATCCGTTAGCACAAAAAAGCTTCGTTTCCGTAGAAGATTTGCAAGATCAAACCTTTGTTTTTTTTAACGATGAATATACTGATGAGTTTATTGCTTCTCTGCAAGCATGCAGTGCTGAGGTAAATGTATTATTCAGAACCAATAATTCCGAAAGCATTTCGACCGCTCTCCAATCCTTGGAAGTTGTAACCATAGGACATGAGTACTCCTTCAAATATTTGGCGGGTTTACATCCAAGGAAATACAAACTGTTACATTTTGATATAGTTCAATCACCGATACAAATTGGATGGATCTCAAAATCGGATCTCAAAAGTAATGTGCTTCTGGAAACGTTCCTGAACTACTTTTAA
- a CDS encoding DUF4085 family protein, with the protein MKYLTNEWYELCQRTGLHFGMKVHSGANELDEALFQRTYERKEKAHVNLERQMYDTDPRYMLKHDGEVLTQADAFFSGEEVTEEHQIVYSMPPEERAHIEKLIAAYDARPPFDEKKCQEEYKEMMDWNYKQQAERLPQEIVDRIADIRLFTLGYCTRGIMRQLKKQSKRNEEQMQLVLKEYREVNVAQDIPVEVRRRLHFHDCTVTELVIGDELVIRFDTRGGFTNMNKLTLVAPEIIKQEGDIVGRYWLYEELYRIDDGYELHILFEGTGMPELIVRCKDFLVEIE; encoded by the coding sequence ATGAAATATTTAACGAACGAATGGTATGAGCTGTGCCAACGGACAGGACTTCATTTTGGCATGAAAGTACATAGCGGAGCTAATGAGTTGGACGAAGCCCTTTTTCAACGAACCTATGAGAGAAAAGAAAAAGCACATGTCAATCTAGAACGACAGATGTATGACACTGATCCTCGTTATATGTTAAAGCATGATGGTGAGGTCTTAACACAGGCTGATGCGTTTTTTAGCGGAGAAGAGGTAACAGAAGAGCATCAGATCGTTTATTCCATGCCACCGGAAGAAAGAGCACATATCGAGAAGCTCATTGCAGCGTATGATGCCCGCCCTCCGTTTGACGAGAAGAAATGCCAAGAAGAGTACAAAGAAATGATGGACTGGAATTATAAACAACAGGCTGAGCGATTACCCCAAGAAATCGTTGACCGAATTGCGGATATCCGTTTATTTACTCTAGGCTATTGCACGAGAGGCATAATGCGCCAATTGAAGAAACAGAGCAAACGAAATGAAGAACAAATGCAGCTTGTGTTGAAGGAGTACAGAGAAGTAAACGTGGCGCAAGACATTCCAGTTGAGGTGCGTCGACGCTTGCATTTCCACGATTGTACGGTGACTGAACTAGTAATAGGTGATGAACTTGTTATTCGATTTGATACTCGTGGAGGCTTCACTAATATGAACAAGCTCACACTGGTTGCACCCGAAATCATCAAGCAAGAAGGAGATATTGTCGGCAGATACTGGCTATATGAAGAACTTTATCGGATTGATGATGGATATGAGCTTCATATTCTATTTGAAGGTACAGGCATGCCTGAACTGATTGTTCGTTGTAAGGATTTTCTGGTAGAAATCGAGTAG
- a CDS encoding amino acid permease, whose translation MSKASKSSTEEKKLKWWQLSLLGVAGTIGTGYFLGSSLAISIGGPAVLIAYALAALGTYVVFDALARMTSDHPEEGSFRSYAKKAFGNWAGFASGWVYWFSELLIMGSQLTALSIFSRFWFPNVPLWVFAAGFGVIGLCIVFFGNKGFDRVENVLAIIKIAAIIMFLILAIALLAGWIGGTKYDHKVPMDMAAIFPKGGVGLWAAFLFAFYAYGGIEVLGIMSYRLEKPDDAPKAGKVMLISLSTVYVVSIGLALIMVPLSAFNPKESPFVLALSSDHLAFVPHLFNGVLIVAGFSTMTASLYAVTSMIITLAKEGDAPTLFSRKWKKKYPLFALSLIGCGLIGTIIMSLLLPGKVYEYITTAAGLMLLYNWSFILLSSGRLLKSGKFDVVKRWIGLVLITLAVTGTLFHALSRSGLFISLLLVLLIGISDVIVQRKRKKKSSAQSASAGKEDEEADEEATGYHITGIRLRRSKVK comes from the coding sequence ATGAGTAAGGCATCCAAATCGTCAACAGAGGAAAAGAAATTGAAATGGTGGCAGTTAAGTCTGCTTGGTGTGGCAGGAACGATTGGAACAGGATACTTTTTAGGCTCAAGTCTTGCGATATCCATTGGCGGCCCTGCGGTATTAATCGCTTATGCCTTAGCTGCTCTGGGTACATATGTTGTTTTTGATGCTTTGGCACGAATGACTTCAGATCATCCAGAAGAGGGTTCATTCCGTTCCTATGCGAAGAAGGCTTTTGGGAATTGGGCTGGTTTTGCCAGCGGGTGGGTATATTGGTTCTCTGAGTTGCTTATTATGGGGAGTCAGTTGACGGCTCTGTCGATATTTTCTCGATTCTGGTTTCCCAATGTTCCGCTGTGGGTCTTTGCCGCAGGATTTGGCGTAATCGGCCTATGTATCGTATTTTTTGGCAACAAAGGATTTGACCGGGTTGAGAATGTGCTCGCAATCATTAAGATTGCAGCCATTATTATGTTCCTGATCCTAGCTATTGCGCTTCTTGCCGGTTGGATTGGAGGAACGAAGTACGATCATAAAGTGCCAATGGACATGGCAGCGATTTTTCCCAAGGGTGGAGTAGGCTTGTGGGCTGCATTTCTGTTTGCGTTCTATGCCTACGGAGGGATTGAGGTGCTGGGAATTATGTCTTATCGGTTGGAAAAGCCCGATGACGCACCCAAGGCAGGCAAGGTGATGCTCATTTCCCTTTCGACTGTATATGTCGTTTCCATTGGTCTTGCGTTAATCATGGTACCACTGAGTGCGTTTAATCCCAAAGAAAGTCCGTTTGTCCTGGCACTGAGCAGCGATCATCTAGCCTTTGTTCCACACCTGTTCAATGGCGTGCTGATTGTGGCGGGTTTCTCGACCATGACGGCATCGCTCTATGCGGTGACCTCAATGATTATTACACTGGCGAAGGAGGGAGATGCGCCGACGTTATTCTCGCGTAAGTGGAAGAAGAAATATCCTTTATTCGCACTCTCCCTCATCGGTTGTGGACTTATCGGAACGATTATTATGTCTCTGCTACTGCCTGGTAAAGTGTATGAATATATTACGACTGCAGCTGGATTGATGCTGTTATATAACTGGTCGTTTATCTTGTTGTCCTCTGGTCGACTATTGAAATCAGGAAAGTTCGATGTCGTCAAACGTTGGATTGGACTGGTGCTCATTACGTTAGCCGTGACCGGTACGCTCTTCCACGCACTCAGTAGATCCGGCTTATTCATAAGTCTCCTGCTGGTGTTGCTTATTGGAATTAGTGATGTCATTGTACAGCGTAAACGCAAGAAAAAGTCCTCGGCTCAATCGGCAAGCGCTGGGAAGGAAGACGAGGAAGCGGATGAGGAAGCAACCGGTTATCACATCACCGGCATACGTCTTCGCAGAAGTAAGGTGAAATGA
- a CDS encoding ABC transporter substrate-binding protein, which translates to MNRKTLLWSFILIMMLVLAGCGSQTAGNTAGGTADQGQTTNTAETDNSQRTSASDVTADQSSSEDKATNAPSITSNSDGSYVVKSAWGDTTLPRSPQKIVTLHFSFTDEVVSLGITPVGIAGSYNAEVLGYLKDKVTNYTFVGNHQQPNLEVISSLKPDLIIANADVHGAIRDDLEKIAPTIALYTNGYGDMEQNFAVLGTLLGKNKEHDQVMSEFNSNIEQTHSQITGTPKVMVVKVLEKNFYIWMKTSYIATLLEKMGAEYSFDETKSSQQQTPGKIDVADVDLETLVQENPDYLVIYGAQADLDKWMGNSTFQTINAVKNNHVLVVNDEVWALGKGPLSGAEVLKEALPFFTK; encoded by the coding sequence ATGAACCGTAAAACACTACTTTGGAGCTTTATCTTAATCATGATGCTGGTGCTCGCCGGCTGTGGGAGTCAAACAGCAGGAAACACCGCAGGGGGTACAGCAGATCAGGGGCAAACTACAAATACTGCTGAAACAGACAATAGTCAGAGAACCTCTGCTTCCGACGTAACGGCAGATCAAAGCTCAAGTGAAGACAAGGCAACTAATGCACCGTCCATTACTTCGAATTCCGATGGTTCCTATGTTGTAAAAAGTGCATGGGGAGACACCACATTACCTCGTTCACCGCAAAAAATTGTAACGCTGCACTTCTCCTTTACGGATGAAGTAGTCTCACTGGGGATTACACCCGTTGGCATCGCTGGTTCTTACAATGCGGAGGTGCTTGGTTATCTGAAGGACAAAGTGACGAACTATACCTTCGTAGGCAATCATCAGCAGCCTAATCTGGAAGTCATCTCTTCCCTCAAACCTGATCTCATTATTGCGAATGCCGATGTCCATGGAGCGATTCGTGATGATCTGGAGAAGATTGCACCAACCATCGCCCTCTACACCAACGGTTATGGTGATATGGAGCAGAACTTCGCTGTGCTCGGAACATTACTCGGTAAAAACAAAGAGCACGATCAGGTGATGAGTGAGTTCAATTCGAACATAGAACAAACGCATTCGCAAATTACCGGCACTCCTAAAGTTATGGTAGTGAAAGTGCTGGAGAAGAACTTTTATATCTGGATGAAGACATCCTATATCGCTACACTGTTAGAGAAGATGGGGGCAGAATATAGCTTCGATGAAACTAAATCCAGTCAGCAGCAAACACCAGGTAAAATTGATGTTGCCGATGTTGATCTCGAAACGCTAGTACAGGAAAACCCAGATTATCTGGTGATCTATGGCGCTCAGGCCGACCTTGATAAATGGATGGGCAACAGCACTTTCCAAACGATCAATGCAGTGAAAAACAACCATGTGCTGGTTGTAAATGACGAAGTATGGGCATTAGGTAAAGGTCCGTTGTCCGGAGCAGAAGTCTTAAAAGAGGCTTTGCCATTCTTTACCAAGTGA
- a CDS encoding LysE family transporter, whose protein sequence is MSILLGYVFLGLTLSAPMGPINAAQLDKGVRGGFMPAWFVGLGAIAADILYMLLVYFGVVHLLELPFVRVFLWLFGCFVLVYTGVESMKNAGNLALNETRGGHFELSKSFVQGFLMSLFNPLSIMFWLGIYGSVLAKAVNDSPLDQMLIYSGAIIFGVLLWDLCMATAVSFFRKYLTSAVLRSIGLISGVSLIGFGIYFGVKAVQVLLVL, encoded by the coding sequence ATCTCGATCTTATTAGGCTATGTTTTTCTCGGGTTAACCCTGTCGGCGCCTATGGGACCCATTAATGCAGCGCAATTGGACAAGGGTGTCCGTGGAGGTTTCATGCCCGCCTGGTTTGTTGGACTGGGAGCCATCGCAGCAGATATCCTGTACATGTTGCTCGTATACTTTGGCGTTGTGCACCTACTGGAGCTGCCTTTTGTAAGGGTATTCTTGTGGCTATTTGGTTGTTTTGTACTCGTTTACACTGGCGTAGAAAGTATGAAAAATGCAGGAAACCTCGCTCTCAATGAGACGAGAGGAGGTCATTTCGAACTATCAAAGTCATTTGTTCAAGGGTTCCTAATGTCTCTATTCAACCCTCTATCCATCATGTTCTGGCTTGGCATATACGGATCTGTTCTGGCTAAAGCGGTCAATGACTCCCCGCTAGATCAGATGTTGATCTACAGTGGTGCTATCATCTTCGGTGTTCTACTGTGGGACTTGTGCATGGCGACAGCGGTCAGCTTTTTCCGCAAATATCTCACGTCTGCGGTACTTCGATCCATCGGACTGATCTCTGGGGTGTCCCTGATTGGTTTTGGCATTTATTTTGGCGTCAAAGCCGTACAAGTTCTGTTAGTTCTATGA
- a CDS encoding FecCD family ABC transporter permease, protein MRNMKIISFRSKGSYSLLMTTILVMIVVVFILSLRFGATPVTFGEIANQFRAHAGTIYELRLPRVLCALLVGVSASVAGAILQTVLRNPLASPDVIGATAGGGLVTVLIILLAPLTPAIWLPVYSMAGSAAASVLIFLLAYRRQGNSMIRLALVGIAVSAALQAIIKMLIVKYAMSSSQALVWLKGSLYARNLQHAELLWPWTVAGLIAAMLLVRYLNVLKLDESILVSLGTRVRTVRTLLLLVALALSASAASISGNLSFVGLIIPHLSHKLTGENFIRSLPFTAALGALLVMLGDLLGRVIVPPMEIPVGIITSLIGAPYFVYLIIKQGQKK, encoded by the coding sequence ATGAGAAATATGAAGATTATATCTTTCCGTAGCAAAGGTAGTTACTCTCTTCTAATGACTACCATACTAGTGATGATCGTTGTTGTCTTTATCCTGTCACTTCGTTTCGGGGCTACACCGGTTACCTTTGGCGAGATCGCTAACCAGTTCCGTGCACATGCCGGCACCATCTATGAGCTTCGGTTGCCGCGCGTACTCTGCGCCCTACTTGTAGGTGTTTCTGCTTCTGTGGCAGGAGCTATTCTGCAAACAGTGCTTCGTAACCCACTCGCTTCACCCGATGTTATTGGCGCGACGGCAGGTGGTGGACTTGTAACCGTGCTTATTATTCTGCTTGCACCTTTAACGCCAGCGATCTGGCTTCCAGTTTACTCAATGGCAGGTTCCGCAGCAGCAAGTGTACTTATATTCCTTTTGGCTTATCGGCGTCAAGGCAACTCCATGATTCGACTGGCGCTAGTGGGGATCGCTGTAAGTGCGGCTCTGCAAGCCATCATCAAGATGTTAATTGTCAAATACGCCATGAGCTCCAGCCAGGCACTCGTCTGGCTCAAAGGCAGCCTTTACGCACGTAATCTTCAACACGCCGAGCTATTATGGCCATGGACGGTAGCTGGATTAATCGCCGCCATGCTGCTTGTGCGATATCTGAATGTGTTGAAGCTGGATGAGTCGATACTTGTGTCATTAGGCACCCGAGTACGTACCGTCCGAACATTACTACTACTCGTGGCATTGGCTTTATCCGCAAGTGCTGCCAGCATCTCGGGTAATCTCAGCTTTGTTGGACTGATCATTCCGCATCTGTCTCATAAACTGACCGGGGAGAACTTCATCCGTTCCCTACCTTTTACCGCAGCTTTGGGTGCGTTACTTGTCATGCTCGGCGATCTTCTAGGTCGTGTCATTGTACCACCAATGGAGATTCCCGTCGGCATCATCACGTCACTTATTGGTGCGCCTTATTTTGTATATCTAATCATCAAGCAAGGACAGAAAAAATAA
- a CDS encoding SDR family NAD(P)-dependent oxidoreductase, producing the protein MKNKVAIVTGGASGIGYAIVERLLSQGVKVAIGDLNENRLKEIQAANPDNVLTVVTNVIKEEDQEALVRKTVETFGALDYAFNVAGAQKPAPIVDMTEQDWDFTVDLCLKGVFLSVKHQARYMKDNGGGAIVNVASLNAHVPMYSGSAYSSAKAGVEMLTKNAALELSQYNIRVNAILPGLVLTPLTSSLTDVKEINDAYMERIPMKRGGQPDEIAAPAIFLVSEDASYVNGASLIVDGAWAISGYPDMSRFM; encoded by the coding sequence ATGAAAAACAAAGTTGCGATTGTTACTGGCGGAGCATCCGGTATAGGATATGCCATCGTTGAAAGATTGCTTTCACAAGGAGTAAAGGTGGCTATTGGTGATTTAAATGAGAATCGTTTGAAAGAAATTCAGGCTGCCAATCCGGATAATGTCCTTACTGTGGTTACAAATGTAATCAAAGAGGAAGATCAGGAAGCCCTCGTGCGTAAAACGGTTGAGACATTCGGAGCGCTTGATTATGCATTCAATGTGGCAGGAGCTCAAAAGCCAGCTCCCATTGTCGATATGACGGAACAAGATTGGGACTTTACTGTTGACCTGTGCTTAAAAGGAGTTTTCTTGTCTGTGAAGCATCAAGCCAGATACATGAAAGACAACGGTGGCGGAGCCATCGTGAACGTCGCTTCTCTTAACGCGCATGTTCCAATGTACTCCGGAAGTGCATATTCATCTGCAAAAGCAGGTGTCGAGATGTTAACCAAAAATGCCGCACTGGAACTGTCCCAATACAATATTCGCGTAAATGCAATCTTACCGGGACTCGTGCTTACTCCTTTAACTTCGTCTTTAACTGATGTGAAAGAAATTAATGATGCATACATGGAGCGCATTCCTATGAAACGAGGAGGCCAACCTGATGAAATTGCGGCTCCTGCGATTTTCTTGGTAAGCGAAGATGCGTCTTATGTTAATGGAGCGAGTCTAATTGTTGATGGAGCGTGGGCTATCAGCGGTTATCCAGACATGAGCCGATTTATGTAA